A region from the Benincasa hispida cultivar B227 chromosome 10, ASM972705v1, whole genome shotgun sequence genome encodes:
- the LOC120089350 gene encoding shikimate kinase, chloroplastic-like, with protein sequence MPASMETTVTQQLQFSPWIHSKSIAAKPKGLLHFSRRLAEQSPFSFDLQVSRHSSQRRTVALKISCSYKNSSVLESGNHCASVDESLAIQRKSREIESYLNGRCIYLVGMMGSGKTTVGKVLSNALGYSFSDSDSLVEQDIGISVAEIFKVYGEDFFRERETEALRKLSLMHQFVISTGGGAVTRTINWKYMHKGISVWLDVPLEALVKRISVVGTSSRPLLHHDSTDAYTKTLVRLSTLLEERGEAYANAKVTVSCEKIAAKLGTKDVSNVTPMAIAIEALEQIEIFLKREDGYCAF encoded by the exons ATGCCAGCAAGTATGGAGACCACGGTTACGCAGCAATTGCAGTTTTCGCCATGGATCCACTCTAAGAGTATTGCTGCAAAACCGAAGGGTTTGCTACATTTTTCTCGGAGATTAGCGGAGCAGTCCCCATTTTCATTCGATTTACAAGTGTCGAGACATTCAAGTCAACGCAGAACAGTCGCTTTGAAAATTTCATGTTCTTACAAGAACTCTTCAG TGTTGGAATCTGGAAACCATTGTGCTTCTGTTGATGAGTCTTTGGCTATACAG AGGAAGTCCCGGGAGATTGAGTCCTATTTAAATGGGCGCTGTATATATCTTGTTG GAATGATGGGCTCTGGAAAAACGACTGTAGGAAAAGTCTTGTCGAATGCACTTGGTTATTCCTTTTCTGATAG TGATTCATTGGTGGAACAAGACATTGGAATTTCTGTAGCTGAAATTTTCAAGGTCTACGGGGAGGACTTCTTTAGAGAAAGGGAG ACGGAGGCATTGAGGAAGTTATCTTTGATGCATCAGTTTGTTATTTCCACTGGTGGAGGTGCCGTTACGAGAACGATAAACTG GAAATATATGCATAAAGGGATCAGTGTCTGGTTGGATGTGCCTTTGGAAGCCTTAGTTAAGAGAATTTCAGTTGTAGGAACCAGTTCTCGTCCCCTATTGCATCATGATTCAACTGATGCATACacaaag ACCCTCGTCCGTTTATCTACTCTCCTGGAAGAGAGGGGCGAAGCATATGCCAATGCCAAAGTCACAGTTTCCTGCGAAA AAATTGCAGCCAAACTTGGTACTAAAGATGTATCTAACGTCACGCCTATGGCCATAGCAATCGAG GCACTCGAACAAATCGAGATCTTTTTGAAGAGAGAAGATGGTTATTGTGCATTTTGA